In the Methanoculleus taiwanensis genome, ACGAAAAAAGAGCGGCGGATCTGCCTCCACCAGGAGCGATCCGCCGCTGCCGCCTTCAGTCGGTCTCGCCCGGAAACTCGATCGCGTTCTCCGTGCTACTCCTGCGCTCGAGGTCCCATGCCGCCTTCTTCTCAAGGACTGCAGAGACCGCACGGTAATCGGCTTCGGCAGCCTTCTGGAGGGAGGGGTAGTACTTCCAGACGTACTCCTTGACCATCCGCCGTGCGGAGAACTGCGGACTGTTGCTCGTGATCGACTCCTTCATCATCTTCACCCAGTCGTGGGGGATGCCGTCGATCGAGCGGGAGTAATACCGCGGGATGACCTCTTCTTCGAGGATACGATAAATGGCGCCGGCGTCGACCTCGTCGCGGTTGCACGAGACCGCTTCCCCGCCGAAGGCCCAGCCGTTCCTGCCGTTGTAACCCTCCACCCACCAGCCGTCGAGGATGGAGAGGTTCAGAACGCCGTTTAAGGATGCTTTCATCCCGCTCGTCCCGCTCGCTTCCATCGGCGGCAGCGGATTGTTGAGCCAGACATCGACGCCGTGCACCAGGTACTGCGCCATCTGCTCGCCGTAATCCTCGACAAAGGCGATTCTGCCGCCGAACTCGGGTCTCTGAGCGTACTGGTAGATCTCCTGGAGGATGCGTTTGCCGTCGTTGTCCGAAGGGTGGGCTTTCCCGGCGAAGATTATCTGCACCGGCCTCCACGGATCGGTCAGGATCCGCTTTAACCGCTCGAGATCCTCGAAGATCAGGTTCGCGCGCTTGTAGGTCGAGAACCGCCGGGCAAACCCGATGGTGAGGATGGAGGGGTTTAAGAACGCCCCCTCGGCCACGAGGTTGATCGGCTCGTCCCGCCCTTCGTTCCACTTCACCCGTTTTCGCTCCCGCATCCGGTTGAAGAGCTTTGCCTTCAGCCACTGGTGCAGGTGCCAGATCTCTTCGTCCGGGATCTCGTCGGCGAGCTTCCAGATCGCCGGGTCGTCGTGCACCTCCATCCAGTCCGGGCAGACCGGGCCGATATGCCGGTCGTAGAGCTCCCGCACGCGGGGATTCATCCAGGTGGGGACATGGACGCCGTTTGTCACGTGATCGATCGGAACGCACCCCTCGGGCGCTCCCGGCCAGAGGCACTTCCACATGTCCCGTGCAACCACGCCGTTCATCCGGGAGACCCCGTTATGGTGCGCCGATGTCCGAAGAGCAAGCGCCGTCATATTGAAACCATGCCCGGGATTCTCCGGGTGGAGACCGAGCTGGAAGAAGGTATTCCTGTCGATCCCGAGGGACGGGTAGTAGCTCCCGAAGTAGCGGTCGATCAGGTCGAAGGGGAAGATATCGTGACCTGCCGGAACCGGGGTATGCGTCGTGAAGACCGAGGTGCCCCGCACGTATTCCAGGGCCTGTTCGAAGGACATGCCTATCTCGACCCGCTCTCGGATCCGCTCGAGCAGCGCAAACGCCGGGTGGCCTTCGTTGAGGTGCACCGCCGAGTACTCGATACCGAGCGCGTGCAGCACTTTCCGACCGCCTATCCCGAGGACGATCTCCTGCCGGAGACGCTGTTCCCTATCGCCGATATAGAGCTGCGAAGAGATCGTCCTTGCACCGGGGTCGTTGATCGGGATGTCGGTATCGAGGAGGTAGACGGGGACCCTCCCGACCTGCACCTTCCAGACCGCGACATAGATCGGCGGTTCGATATGCGGCACCTGGACGATGATCTGCTCGCCGCTCTCGTCGAGCACCCGGGTTATGGGAGCGGCCTCACGGTCGAGCGGCTCATTGATGCCGTCCTGCCAGCCGTCGGGACGGATATGCTGGTGGAGGTAGCCTTTCGAGTACATGAACCCGACGGCGACCATGGGGACACCGAGGTCGCTGCACTCCTTGAGGTGATCACCGGCCAGGAATCCAAGCCCTCCCGCATAGAACGGGAGCGAGTGGTGGAGGCCGTACTCGGCGGAGAAGTACGCGATCGTCGGAGCGTCGCTCTCGCCGAACTTCTCAGAGAACCACCCGCCGGTCGCATCCATATACCGGTGGAACCGGTGCATGATGATATCGTAGCGGTGGAGATACTCGGGATGTGCGGCGGCTCTGTCGAGGAACTCCTGCGGGATCTCCCGGAGCATCCTGACCGGGTTGTGGGCGCTCGCCTTCCAGGCCTGCTGATTCAGTTGTTTGAAGAGGAACCGTGCCTCCGGATTCCAGCTCCACCAGAGATTGTATGCAAGATCGACAAGACCTCCGATACGCTCCGGAACGTGTGAAAACTGCTCTCTCTTTGCGTTCTCCATGTCTGCTCTCCCCTGGTTGCACGCACTTCGGTACGCCTATAAATATAATTATACACCTTACAGTATTTTAGTGTAGATCACAGATCAGGGAAAATGCAGCAATTTTCACGCTCTTCCGTAGATGGCCGCCATGGCGGAGAGGCGGTGAGCAAGATCGTCCGATACCTGATCCGCCTTCACCCGCCACTCCCAGTTCCCTTCCGCTATACCCGGCCGGTTCATCCGTGCTTCTGCGCCGAGTCCTAGGAGATCCTGCATCGGGATGACCGCGGTCTCCGCGACCGACATCATGATAAGCCGTATATACTCCCAGTGGACAGCGTCAATCGAAACCTCCCTCCCACTGTAACTGAAGAACGCTCGCCGCTGCTCCTCTGTTGCCTCCTCCTCAAACCATCCCCGCACGGTATTGGTGTCGTGCGTACCCGTGTAGGCGACGGAACAGGGCGGATAATGGTGCGGACTGAACGGACTCCCCGCAGGGTCGCCGAGGAATCCAAAGATAAGAAGACGCATCCCGGGAAGGGAGAACCGCTGCATCAGTTCCCGCACCTCGGCGGTGATGAACCCGAGATCCTCGGCGATGAAAGGGAGGCAGGGGAGTGAACGGAGAAGATGGGTGAAGAAGTCCGCGCCGGGTCCTCCGACCCAGTAACCGTTCTTTGCTGTTTTTTCTGATGCCGGTACTTCCCAGTAACCGACAAAACCGCGGAAGTGATCGATCCTGACCTGGTCGACGAGGGAGAGGGTATGCTCGACCCTCTGTATCCACCAGCGATACCCCTGCGCCCGGAGCGCATCCCAGTCGTAGACGGGGTTGCCCCAGAGCTGGCCGTCAGGGTTGAAATAGTCTCCGGGAACGCCGGCGACGACGGACGGCAACAGGTCGTCTCCCAGCTTGAAGAGTTCCGGGTTCGCCCAGACATCGGCACTATCGTAGGTGACGTAGATGGGGATATCCCCGATGATCTGGATGCCCCGCTGCCGGCAGTACCGCTTCAACCACGACCACTGGCGAAAGGCAACGTACTGCAGGAACCGCTCCCGCTCAATACGGTATCCAAGCCCGGAAACGTTCCGTTCGAGCGCCTCCGGGTCGCGGTCGCGCAGTCCCGGCGCCCACTCGTTCCAGGGGCGCCCGCCGTTCTGCTCTTTGAGCGCAACGAAGAGGGCATAGTCGTCGAGCCAGTAACGGTTCGCATCGCAGAACGCCCCGAAGTGAGCATCCGTCCCGTTCTCCCGGAACCGGGCATAGGCACGGTCAAAGAGTCCGGACTTGTATCCGGCCGTGCCGCGGTAGTCCACCCGGTCTTCGGGAAACGCCGGCCAAGGTTCAATATCGGCCTGATCGAGGAGCCCGACCGCGACGAGCTGTTCCGGGCTGATCAGCAGGGTATTGAACGCAAACGCAGAGAGGCTCTGGTAGGGGGAGTTGCCGCCGATCGCGCTGATAGGATTTATGGGGAGGATCTGCCAGATCGTCTGCCCGGCACGGGCGAGAAAATCCGCAAACCGGTATGCGCGAGGTCCGAGGTCGCCGATGCCATAGGGGGACGGAAGGGACGATATCGGGAGGAGGACGCCGCTCTTCCGGATGGTCATACTTCCACCGCCGGTAGATGGGGCACGGATGCGGCTCTGTCTGCAGACTCTCCATGGTCGGTCATCGGATCTTCACCTTCAGGTATACCCCGAGGCGCTGAAAGGTATTAAGCCATTCCGCGGCAGCGGGGTTTCCCGCGCCCATCCGCTGCTGCATCTCTGCATACTGCTGCCGGTATATCGAGAAGAAGATCTTCTGGCTCTCACGGAGGTCTGGCCTGACCGGGATGCGCTCAACTGCTTCGATATGCTCCACGATGCTCCGAAGCGGCGGAAGATCGCCGGGTCTCCGCGCGAGGTTCGTCAGGCAGACGTCCAGCCGATCCGCCGCCGCCCGGTTCGTCGCCGGACTCTCCGGCCGCACCCCCCACGCCTCCATCGCCGAGAGCACCGCATCAAGGGCCTCTTGGTCGAGCTCCGGTCTGGTGAGCAGCGTGGAGAGATCTGCCTCCAGGATGAATCCGGCGTAGTCGGAAGGCGGCCGCTGTCCGAGTTCGCCGATGCGCGGGAGCAGCGTGCCGTGCTGCCGGGCAGTCCCCCTCGCGGCACGTTCCGCCGCCCGGTGCCGGGAGGCGAGAGTGCGATGCAGTATGGTCGTCTGTTCGTCACGAGTGAGGCTCAGGAGCGGATAGAGTGCATCGCCGAAGAGAGCGGCAAAGGTTGTGTGCACCTGATCATCTCCGCTCTCCCGGAGAGCCTCCGCCGCCTTCCGGAAGAGGCGGGCTGCCGCCTCATCGTCCGTATGCGGCCGTGCGCCGAGGACAAACCGGCCGGAACCGGTGGAGAGAGCGGCGCAGTCGAGCATGATGGTATCAAGGGTCACGGCGGAACGGAGAGAGAACGTCCCTGCCGTAAACCGCCGATCACCGGCCCGACATTCCTCCCCGGCCGTAAACGTGCCGGTATACTCGGCCGGCATATCAGGCAGGTCAGGATCGCCGGAGAGCGTGAGTGCGGCGAAATGAACGGCGACCCTTGATAGATCCATTCGGTACGGCCGGACACAGGCAGCATAGACCTCGGCGCCGTTCGTGAACGTTTCCGAGTTGCTTGGGGCGTTTCGAAGCGGTTCCACATACTCCTCCTCGAGATCAACGCCCGCAATCTCCCGGGCAAGGTGCATCGCCCGCGCCGCATGCCGCATCACCTGCACCGAACCGAGTTCGGAGATGTCGTCGAAGAACCAGCCGCAACTGGTGGCCATCAGCATCGCCTGCCGCTCCATCTCGAGGAGCTGGAGCAGCACTGCCGTCTCTTCCGGCGGAAGGCTTGCCGCTCCATGACGGGCGAGAAACTGCTCGGTATTCGCATCCGACCGATCCCTGATAAGGCTGATATAATCGTCCCGCATCTCCCAGGGGTATCGCACCAGCGAAGCTATCCGACGCAGGTAGATCTCACCGAGCCTTTCGCGGAGTCGAACGGTGGCCTCATAGAGGCCGACCCGCCACTCATGTGTCCCGTCCGGGTATTTCCCGGTGCCGCAGGAACACCCGCTCCGCCACCGCTCGATCCCGTGGATGCAGCTCCAGGAGGTATTCTCGCGGATCTCTACCTCACGAGTGGGCGGGAAACGCTCCAGGTACTCACCGTAGACAGTGAGGTTGGCCCGCCCCACCCGTTCGATCGTCCGGAGGCAGTAGGCGAGCGCCATCTCCGTAAACCGCCGGTGGTGGCCGTAGGTCTCCCCGTCCGTGGCGACGTGAGCGAGGCGGGGGCCCGGCAGGTCGGGGGATACGGCGTTCACCAGCCGTTCGGCGAACCGCTGACCGTCCGTGAGGAGATCGCCGAATGCGATCTCGTGCGAGATGGCACCGTCGTAGAAGAAAAGCGCGATCGACCGGCCCGAGGGGAGGGAGCAGTGGTAGGGCACGGTGGTGTCGAGACTGCCGCCGTCGACCTCCTCCCACTCGCCGCCATCCCGGGACCGGACCCGGTATGCCTGGTGGGGGGCGAGGATGGTGAAACGGATCCCCTCGCCGGCCATGATATCGAGCGTCTCGAGATCGACCGCGGTCTCGGGGAGCCACATCCCTTCCGGTCTCCGGCCGAACCGGGATGCAAAGTCCCGGACTCCCCAGACCACCTGCGTCCTTTTGTCCCTGGTGCCGGCGAGAGGGAGGATCAGGTGATTATAACCCTGGGCGATCGCCGGGCCGTGTCCGCCGAATCGTTCCTGCCCATCCCGGTCGGCGGCGAGAATACTCTCGTAGATATCGGGGCGACGGCGCTCCATCCAGGAGAGCAGCGTCGGGCCGGTGCTGAAACTGATCCGCCCGTAGGTGCTCACGATCTCCGTGATAAGCCCGTCATGATCGAGGATACGGGCGTCGGCGTTCGGAGCATAGCACTCGGCAGCGATGCGCTCGTTCCAGTCGTGATAGGGGTACGCAGACTCCTGCACCTCCACCGTCCCGAGCCACGGGTTCTCCCGGGGAGGCTGGTAGAAGTGACCGTGGATGCAGATATACCGGCTCATGCACCCCTCTCACTCATGCTTGAATATGAGTGTTGCGAGCGGCGGCAGGGTCAGCGCGAGGGAGTGGGGCTGACCGTGAAGGGGACCCGGATCGGCCGCAACACCGCCGAGATTCCCGACCCCGCTTCCTCCGTATACATCGGCGTCGCTGTTCAGCACCTCCCGCCAGAACCCTCCTTCCGGGACACCGATCCGGTAGCCGTACCGGGGCACGGGGGTGGCGTTGCAGACGACGAGGACGGTGCCGGCCGCCGGGCCGCCGGTTCGCAGGTAACTGATGACGCTCTTCTTCACGTCGCTGCAGTCGACCCAGGAGAATCCCTCCGGGTCGGAGTCCCGTTCATACAGTGCGGGTTCTGTCCGGTAGAAACGGTTCAGATCCTGCAGATACTTCCGAAGACCGGCATGGAGGGGGTATGCGAGAAGGTACCACGCAAGACCCGTATCATGGCTCCACTCCTCCCACTGCCCGAGCTCGCTGCCCATGAAGAGGAGTTTCTTGCCAGGGTGGGTGTACATATAGCCGAAGAGGAGGCGGAGGTTCGCAAACCGCTGCCAGGGATCACCGTGCATCTTGCCGATCAGGGAGGACTTTCCGTGGACGACCTCGTCGTGCGAGAGCGGGAGGACGTAGCGCTCGGTGAAGGCATACCAGATACTGAACGTCAGCAGATTATGGTGATACTGCCGGAATATCGGGTCGAGGCCGAGGTAGCGGAGGGTGTCGTGCATCCACCCCATATTCCACTTCAGGTCGAACCCGAGCCCTCCTGCCGGAACCGGGCCGGTGACATGCGGCCAGGAGGTCGCCTCTTCGGCGATGACGAGCGTATCGGGGTAATCCGTCCGTATTGCCTCGTTAAGCCGCCGGAGGAAGTCTATTGCCTCGAGGTTCTCCCTCCCGCCGTAGACGTTCGGCGTCCACTCCCCGGGCTTCCTCGCGTAGTCGAGGTAGAGCATCGAGGAGACGGCATCCACCCGGATCCCGTCGACGTGGTACTTATCGAGCCAGAAGAGGGCGTTACTGATGAGGAATGCACGAACCTCGTGCCTGCCGTGGTTGAAGAGGTTGCTCGTCCACTCCGGGTGAAGCCCCCTGACTTCATGGGCATGCTCGTAGAGGTGCGTACCGTCGAATGAGGCGAGCCCGTACTCGTCGACGGGGAAGTGCGAGGGCACCCAGTCGAGGATGATCCCGATTCCCTCGCGGTGGAGACGATCGATCAGGTACATGAAGTCCTGCGGCGTGCCGTACCTGCCGGTGGGCGCATAGTAGCCCACCGTCTGGTACCCCCACGACGCGTAGAAGGGGTGCTCCATCACCGGGAGAAGCTCAACGTGGGTAAACCCCATCTCCCGGACGTAGCCGGGGAGCTCCTCTGCAAGTTCCCGGTACGTCATGAACCGGTTCGGGTCGTCCTCCGGCCGCCGCCACGACCCGAGGTGCACCTCGTAGATTGAGAGCGGCGCACCGGTCGCGTTGCTATGGTGGCGGGAGCGCATCCAGTCCTCGTCATGCCATGTATATGCAAGATCCCAGACGACCGAGGCCGTCCGGGGCGGTGTCTCCCAGAAGAATGCATACGGGTCACCTTTCTGCACGCACCCGGCAGGGGTGGTTATCGCATACTTATAGAGGGCTCCTTTTCCTACGCCGGGGACGAAACCCTCCCAGATCCCGGACCCGTCCTCCCGGAGCAGAAGAGGATCGGCACCGTCGTTCCAGCCGTTGAAGTCACCGACGACCGAGACGGCCCGGGCGTTCGGTGCCCAGACCGCAAACTCCGTCCCCCTCCGCCCGTCGCTATCGACAGGCCGGGCGCCGAGCCGGGTGTAGAGCCGGTAGTGGTACCCCTGCCTGAAGAGATAGGTGTCGTAAGCACTGATCATGGTGCTTCAGCATCGCTCCGGATTCCGCCTTCAAGCAGCCGGCGATAGAGATCTTCCATGCTGCCCGCGATGGTGTTCCAGTCAAACTCCGCCTCGACCTTCTTCCTCCCGGCCGCACCGAGCGCCCGGACGGTCGCCGGATCCTGGATGACATGCTCGATTCCCCACGCTATCGAATCCGGCCTGACCGGCACTTTGACGCCGTCCGTGAAGTTCTCGATATTCTCGGCAAGCCCGCCGACCTCGGTCGCCACCACACACCGACCGGCACTCCACGCCTCGGTCAGCACGAGGCCGAACGGCTCGTTCCTGCTCGGGATGACGACGACATCCGCTGCGTTCAGGAGGCGCAGGTGGTCGGTATCAGAGATGTAGCCGAGGAACTGCACGGGAAGACCGGCAGCCATCGCCTCGAGGTGCTCGCGCATCTGCCCGGTGCCGGCGATGAGGAACTGAACGTCCCACCTTTTTTCGAGAATGTGCGGTATCGCCTCGATCAGAAGGTCGGGTCCTTTCTGGTAGACGAGCCGTCCGACGAAGAGGACGGTCGGAGCCAGCGGGTGGATGCCGTACTGCTTTTTCACCGCTCCCGGGTCCACATTCATCCGGTAGTGATCGGGATAGATCCCGTTCGGGATGACCGTGACCTTCCACTCGGGAACGTGGTAGAGCCACATGATCTCGGTCTTGGTATGCTTCGAGACGGTCGTGATCGTCTTTGCGATATAACCGGCATACCACTCTTTCGCCGAGACCTCGCCAAACTCCCACCATCCTCCGAACTGGCTGCCGTTTCGCCCATACTCGGTCGAGTGGTAGGAGAGCACCGTCTGCCGGTCTTTCAGGAGGTGCAGCGCTTCGGTGAAATGCCAGTCGTGGAAATGGAGGATATCGAACGGCGGCCGGTCGTGTTCGAGGAACTTTCCGGTCGCCTCGAGGCTCATATTCCGGCAGTAGTCGAGAATATTATCGCCGGTCGGCCGGCAGTAGTGGTAGTGAACGTTGTTTATCTGGCGGTCTTTCCCCTCACCGCGGGTGAAGAAGTGAACCTCGTGCTTCCGTGCGAGTTCCTCCGCAAGGTGCGTCGTCGCAGGCGCAAGACCCCCGACTTTGACCGAGAAGAGCGACTCCCAGCTGAAGAAGGCTATCTTAAGCGATCCCATGATTCCCGTATCCTGTTCTGTATTGCCGTGCGGAGTTCGTCGCGGTTCGTGCAGTCCCGGGCGATTGCGCCAAGCCGCGTATCGCCGATCACATCGGAGATCCACCGGGCAAAGTCGTCGCGCTCCCGGTGGTACGCGATCGCCTCTTCCGGTGCAAATTCGAGCATATCGGAAAGTTCCTGAAGGCTGTATGCGGAGTACCCGGCGGATCTCTCCTTCGAGGAGAAGTGGAAGGCCGCCTCGGGCGGAATCGACCGCAGAGTCCGGGCGGCATCCTTCGAGGCGGCGGCCGGGAGTGATGCCTCTTCAAGGTGCGAGAGGGCGCGCATGAATGCGGTAAAGGAGTCGAACGCCTCCTGCTGGCTGACCTGCCGATACGCTCTTCCGCAGCCCCCCGAATGCATCGTCATTGCATGGAAGTGGTCGGTCGCAGAGAGGCGCCGCCAGATTCGTTTGTCCGGAAGCCACCGACCTGCACACTCAAGGGCGTCGAGCGCCGACTGCTGAAACATATTCTTCTCCCAGATCGAAGATGCGTCGCCCCAGGTCTCGTCGGCAGACCCGGGGGTATCGGCGAGAGCGTCCACCACCACCGACGGGGTGGTCGGGGTGATGCCGTGATCGGCGAGTGCCTCAGGGAGCGAGCGCATGAACTCCTGAAGAGTATGTTCGCGTCCGCCTCTCGTCCGGAAAGCGGCAAGATCGATGGAGAGATGGATACAGTCCCCGGGCGACGATGCGATCCACCCGGCGAAGGTATCGGGGGTGAGCGGGTACCTGTCCCAGCCGGGATGGTGGAGCCGCTCTGTAATATCGTCGGAGAGCGGGCAGTGTTTTACCAGCACCGGAAGGCCGGCGTAGCGATACACAAAGCCCGGGTCCATCCCGGCGGACGTCGCCCCCCTTCCCTCGATATACGCCCCCCGCATACCCGTCGTGCGGAGGCTCGCCGCCATCACGGGGCTAAGCGGAACCCCGGCGGAGTCGAAGATGCGAGGCTTCTCGCCGCCGAGCGTCTCCATCAGTCCGAGGTGCATGCCTACCTGCTCGAGAAACTCGTCCTGATCGGAAAAGAGGCCGACGACACTCTGATAGTAGGTTCCGGCGATGAGTTCGGTCCTGCCGGCCGCGATGCAGTCGCGGAAGAGATCGTATGCCTCCGGCGCCCACCGTTCGAGCTGTTCGACGGTCGTTCCCGAGCAGCTCATGCTGCAAGGGACGCCCCGATCACGCCAGGTCTGCAGGATTTCGAATGCGGGCAGGTATGCCCCGGCGACCAGCTGCAGGAACCGATCCCTCCCGTCCCGGTCGAAAGAGCATTCTTCAGGATCTCCGGAGCGGGGATGAAAATCCGTGTTTACGGGATACGGATGGTGCATCGAAAATACGAAACAGACTCGCGCCACACCCGCCCCGCCGTTCCTCATAGGCATAGTGTTGTACAGCCCCATATTTAAGTTCTCCCCGCCATACACGGGCACAGAATCCATAACAGGCTCCGCTGCCCATCGTTTATGCCTCAATCTCCCCGAAATAAGCGTATCAGGCGATCATACCCGACGGTACACCTCCGCAAGCTCCCGCAGCCACTCAGCAGGTGCTTCTGCACATTTCCCGGCGGTCAACCGCCAGACCCAATTTTTCTCCACCGTTGCCGGGCGGTTCATCCGGGCGGCGTTTCCCATACCGAAGAGATCCTGAACCGGGACGATCGCCACCCGGGCGACCGAGGAGAGTGCCATCCTGACGAACTCGCGATGGACTTCGCGGCCCGGGATACGCCTTCCGAGATACCGGAAGAGAACCTGACGCTCCTCATCCCCGGCCGACTCATCAAACCAGCCCCGCACCGTCTCGTTGTCGTGCGTCCCGGTGTAGACGATGCAGTTTCGGATATGGTTGTGGGGAGCGTGCGGGCTCGTCGCAGGATCGCCGGCGAAGGCGTAGAGGAGAACCCGCATCCCCGGGAACCCGAACCGGTCGAGAACCATCTGGATGGCAGGGGTATTATCCCCGAGATCTTCGGCGATGATAGGGAGGCAGGGGAAGTGCTCGGCCAGACGGTTGAAGAACTCGGCTCCGGGTCCATCGACCCAGTAGCCGTTCTCTGCCGTCTCCTCTTCCGCGGGTACCTCCCAGTAGTCGATAAATCCACGGAAGTGATCGATCCGGGTGAGATCGTACAGGTCAACTGCACGAGCGATACGCCGTACCCACCACGTATAGTCCTGTTCTTTGAGGGCTGCCCAGTCGTAGACGGGGTTGCCCCAGAGCTGGCCGGTCCTGCTGAAACAGTCCGGCGGAACACCGGCGACGACCGTCGGCCGCTTCCGGTCATCGAGTTTGAAGATTCCGGGGTTCTTCCAGACGTCGACGCTGTCGTAAGCGACGTAGATCGGGATGTCGCCTATAAAATGGACTTTCCGATCCGCAGAGTAGCGGCGGAGAGACGCCCACTGCTCGGCGAAGATGCACTGGAGGAAGCTTTCCCGCTCGATCCTCTCTTCGAGCTGCTCTCGCATCCGTTCAAGCGCTTCGGGCTCTCGGTCGCGGAGCGGTGCCGGCCAGTTGCTCCAGGACTTTCCACCGGTATACCCTTTGAGCGCGACGAAGAGAGCATGGTCGCCGAGCCAGTCTCTGTTCTCCCGGCGAAAAGCATCGAAACGATAATCCCCGCCGCTCTCCCGGAACCGCTCGAACGCCGTATCGAAGAGACGGTTGCGGAACCCGGCCGCTTTCGCGTAATCGACGAAATTTGCCGGGAATACCGGGACGGGGTCGAGATCTTCCACGTCGAGGAGCCCGACTGAGACCAGCTCCTCGGGGCTGATGAGCAGAGTATTGAACCCGAACGAGGACGGGCTCGAGTAGGGAGAGTGAGCGCATTCCGGGCTCGTAGGGTTTATCGGGAGGATCTGCCAGTAGCGCTGACCGGTATCGGCAAGAAAATCCGAGAATCTATAGGCGGCAGGCCCAAGGTCGCCGATACCGAACCGGGACGGGAGCGACGTTATGTGCATGAGAATGCCGCTCCCCCGGGTGATGATCATGCTGCACCAGCCCTGCCGTCCCGGCAATCCCGGAGGGGACGGCCGGAGTCCGTGAATGCGATCCTGGAAGAGTGCATGGTATCACACCGGATACTCCCATAGTGCAATAAAGATTCCAGTCGGCACGGCCTCACCCTGCAGGCTGCCGGTGCTGCAATTGAAAAAGCGGATATACCGCTGGACTGAATACTTCATCAGGAGAGAGCTGCATGAGTAAAGAGCTTGTTGTACGGAGGATGGAGCCGCGGGAGGTCGATATCGCAGTTGCCTGGGCGGAGCAGGAAGGGTGGAATCCCGGAATACACGACGCGGAGTGTTTCCACGCCGCCGATCCGCGGGGCTTCTTCCTCGCCGAGCTCGACGGGGAGCCGATAGGATGCATGTCCGCCGTCGTATACAACGATACCTTCGCTTTCGGCGGATTTTATATCATCAAACCGGCTTTCCGCGGCAGGGGCTACGGAAGCCGGCTCTTTGATGCGGCGATGGCGCATGCGGCCGGTCGGAATATCGGCGGGGACGGTGTCG is a window encoding:
- the malQ gene encoding 4-alpha-glucanotransferase codes for the protein MIITRGSGILMHITSLPSRFGIGDLGPAAYRFSDFLADTGQRYWQILPINPTSPECAHSPYSSPSSFGFNTLLISPEELVSVGLLDVEDLDPVPVFPANFVDYAKAAGFRNRLFDTAFERFRESGGDYRFDAFRRENRDWLGDHALFVALKGYTGGKSWSNWPAPLRDREPEALERMREQLEERIERESFLQCIFAEQWASLRRYSADRKVHFIGDIPIYVAYDSVDVWKNPGIFKLDDRKRPTVVAGVPPDCFSRTGQLWGNPVYDWAALKEQDYTWWVRRIARAVDLYDLTRIDHFRGFIDYWEVPAEEETAENGYWVDGPGAEFFNRLAEHFPCLPIIAEDLGDNTPAIQMVLDRFGFPGMRVLLYAFAGDPATSPHAPHNHIRNCIVYTGTHDNETVRGWFDESAGDEERQVLFRYLGRRIPGREVHREFVRMALSSVARVAIVPVQDLFGMGNAARMNRPATVEKNWVWRLTAGKCAEAPAEWLRELAEVYRRV
- a CDS encoding alpha-amylase — its product is MDSVPVYGGENLNMGLYNTMPMRNGGAGVARVCFVFSMHHPYPVNTDFHPRSGDPEECSFDRDGRDRFLQLVAGAYLPAFEILQTWRDRGVPCSMSCSGTTVEQLERWAPEAYDLFRDCIAAGRTELIAGTYYQSVVGLFSDQDEFLEQVGMHLGLMETLGGEKPRIFDSAGVPLSPVMAASLRTTGMRGAYIEGRGATSAGMDPGFVYRYAGLPVLVKHCPLSDDITERLHHPGWDRYPLTPDTFAGWIASSPGDCIHLSIDLAAFRTRGGREHTLQEFMRSLPEALADHGITPTTPSVVVDALADTPGSADETWGDASSIWEKNMFQQSALDALECAGRWLPDKRIWRRLSATDHFHAMTMHSGGCGRAYRQVSQQEAFDSFTAFMRALSHLEEASLPAAASKDAARTLRSIPPEAAFHFSSKERSAGYSAYSLQELSDMLEFAPEEAIAYHRERDDFARWISDVIGDTRLGAIARDCTNRDELRTAIQNRIRESWDRLR
- a CDS encoding glycosyltransferase family 4 protein, giving the protein MGSLKIAFFSWESLFSVKVGGLAPATTHLAEELARKHEVHFFTRGEGKDRQINNVHYHYCRPTGDNILDYCRNMSLEATGKFLEHDRPPFDILHFHDWHFTEALHLLKDRQTVLSYHSTEYGRNGSQFGGWWEFGEVSAKEWYAGYIAKTITTVSKHTKTEIMWLYHVPEWKVTVIPNGIYPDHYRMNVDPGAVKKQYGIHPLAPTVLFVGRLVYQKGPDLLIEAIPHILEKRWDVQFLIAGTGQMREHLEAMAAGLPVQFLGYISDTDHLRLLNAADVVVIPSRNEPFGLVLTEAWSAGRCVVATEVGGLAENIENFTDGVKVPVRPDSIAWGIEHVIQDPATVRALGAAGRKKVEAEFDWNTIAGSMEDLYRRLLEGGIRSDAEAP